The proteins below are encoded in one region of Neisseria macacae ATCC 33926:
- a CDS encoding paraquat-inducible protein A, with amino-acid sequence MKPIPSYTRWWRYKSYLPDASLPAHTVDCPDCGNRMDIPRLRQGQEAHCPVCNHEVVEVENNPYVAPLAYATTSLILMAFAYSMVYIRVELFGVTSVLSLPEMMRLLIYQDYGFLAEVMFVLTFGAPVLFLLLCLYVYTALVRERAYPALRFATRVLVRLRHAIMVDVFFISTLVAYIKLSSVAEVEFGSAFYLMFALSVMLIRTSVSIPQHWVYYKIHRLTGGDAVQTASEDKTCCSRCLYFRDKDEQPCEVCGADLYRRRPKSLSISLAFLIAAFILYFPANILPIMISSNPTALEVNTIFNGIVYMWNDGDRLIAVIIFSASILVPVLKIIAMAVLIASAYFKPPMSAPKMSVLYRITESIGRWSMIDIFVIIILMSSFHTNMARVVPGGAAVYFCLVVVLTMLSAYYFDPRLIWDRQQQLSDDPDSDDNQKQ; translated from the coding sequence ATGAAACCGATTCCTAGCTATACGCGCTGGTGGCGTTATAAATCCTACCTGCCCGACGCATCGCTGCCGGCGCATACGGTGGATTGCCCGGACTGTGGCAACCGCATGGATATTCCGCGCCTGCGGCAGGGGCAGGAAGCACATTGTCCGGTGTGCAATCATGAAGTGGTTGAGGTGGAAAACAATCCTTATGTTGCGCCGCTGGCTTACGCGACGACTTCGCTGATTTTGATGGCGTTTGCGTACAGCATGGTTTATATCCGCGTGGAACTCTTTGGCGTAACATCCGTCCTGTCGCTGCCTGAAATGATGCGGCTTTTGATTTATCAGGATTACGGTTTTCTGGCGGAAGTGATGTTCGTCCTCACTTTCGGTGCGCCGGTATTGTTTTTGCTGCTTTGTTTGTACGTTTATACCGCGTTGGTGCGCGAGCGGGCGTATCCTGCGCTGCGGTTTGCGACGCGGGTTTTGGTCAGGCTGCGTCATGCGATTATGGTGGATGTGTTCTTTATTTCCACTTTGGTGGCGTATATCAAGCTCTCGTCTGTGGCGGAGGTTGAATTCGGCTCGGCATTTTATTTGATGTTTGCGCTGTCGGTCATGCTGATTCGGACTTCGGTCTCGATTCCTCAGCATTGGGTTTATTATAAAATCCACAGGCTGACGGGCGGAGATGCGGTGCAAACGGCATCCGAAGACAAAACCTGTTGCAGCCGCTGCCTGTATTTCCGCGATAAAGACGAGCAGCCTTGCGAGGTCTGCGGTGCGGATTTATACCGCCGCCGCCCGAAAAGCCTGAGCATTTCGCTGGCATTTTTGATTGCGGCGTTTATCCTGTATTTCCCTGCAAATATTCTGCCGATTATGATTTCGTCGAACCCTACCGCGCTGGAAGTCAATACGATTTTCAACGGCATTGTGTATATGTGGAACGATGGCGACAGGCTGATTGCGGTGATTATTTTCAGCGCGAGTATTTTGGTGCCGGTATTGAAGATTATCGCGATGGCGGTTTTGATTGCGTCTGCTTATTTCAAACCGCCGATGAGCGCGCCGAAAATGTCGGTGCTTTACCGGATTACCGAATCCATCGGCCGCTGGTCGATGATTGATATTTTTGTGATTATTATTTTGATGAGTTCGTTCCACACCAACATGGCGCGCGTCGTCCCCGGCGGGGCGGCGGTTTATTTCTGCCTGGTGGTGGTATTGACCATGCTGTCTGCCTATTATTTCGACCCCCGCCTGATTTGGGACAGGCAGCAGCAGCTTTCAGACGACCCCGATTCCGACGATAACCAGAAACAATGA
- the pqiB gene encoding intermembrane transport protein PqiB, with product MKKHDSSQTHRAPARVKKTNVFTSIVWLIPLIALIAGGWLLVKDIRNRGPVVTLLMDSAEGIEVNNTVIKVLNVDVGHVTRIKLRDDQKGVEVTAQLNADAKDLIRSDTQFWVVKPRIDQSGVTGLSTLLSGSYIAFTPGKSNETKDVFEVQDIPPIAAIGQSGLRLKLVGQNDKILNVSSPVLYENFMVGQVESAHFEPADQTVHYTIFIQSPNDKLINSESRFWLESGINIETTGSGVKLNSAPLPALLSGAISFDSPKTKNSKNVKSEDSFTLYDSRSEVANLPDDRSLYYTAFFKQSVRGLTAGSPVEYKGLNVGVVSDVPYFDRNDSLHLFENGWIPVRIRIEPSRMEINADEQSKEHWKQQFQAALGKGLTATISSNNLITGSKMVELTDQPSSSPKLRPHTVYAGDTVIATQGGGLDDLQAKVADLLEKFNNLPLDKTVAGLNGSLAELKSTLKSANAALSSIDKLVGKPQTQNIPNELNQTLKELRQTLQGVSPQSPIYGDVQNTLQSLDKTLRDVQPVINTLKEKPNALIFNSSSKDPIPKGSR from the coding sequence ATGAAAAAACACGATTCTTCTCAAACGCATCGCGCACCCGCGCGCGTCAAAAAAACCAATGTCTTCACATCTATCGTGTGGCTGATTCCGCTGATTGCGCTGATTGCGGGCGGCTGGCTGCTGGTAAAGGACATTCGCAACCGAGGTCCGGTCGTCACGCTTTTGATGGACAGCGCGGAAGGCATTGAAGTCAACAACACGGTGATTAAAGTGTTGAACGTCGATGTCGGACACGTTACCCGCATCAAACTGCGTGACGACCAAAAGGGCGTGGAAGTCACCGCCCAGCTTAACGCCGATGCGAAAGACCTCATCCGCAGCGATACGCAGTTTTGGGTGGTGAAACCACGCATCGACCAAAGCGGCGTAACCGGTTTGAGCACGCTCCTGTCCGGCTCGTATATCGCGTTCACGCCGGGCAAAAGCAATGAAACGAAGGATGTATTTGAAGTGCAGGACATCCCGCCGATTGCCGCCATCGGGCAAAGCGGCCTGCGCCTGAAGCTGGTCGGTCAAAACGATAAAATCCTCAACGTCAGCAGCCCCGTACTTTATGAAAACTTTATGGTCGGACAGGTAGAAAGCGCGCATTTCGAGCCTGCCGACCAAACCGTGCATTACACCATCTTCATCCAAAGCCCGAACGACAAATTGATTAATTCAGAAAGCCGCTTTTGGCTAGAGAGCGGCATCAATATCGAAACCACAGGCAGCGGCGTGAAACTCAATTCCGCCCCTCTGCCTGCGTTGCTTTCCGGCGCAATTTCGTTTGATTCGCCGAAAACCAAAAACAGCAAAAATGTGAAAAGCGAAGACAGTTTTACGCTTTACGACAGCCGCAGCGAAGTGGCAAACCTGCCCGACGACCGTTCGTTGTATTACACCGCGTTTTTCAAACAGTCCGTGCGCGGTCTGACCGCAGGCTCGCCCGTCGAATACAAAGGGCTGAATGTTGGCGTGGTTTCCGACGTTCCCTATTTCGACCGCAACGACAGCCTGCATCTGTTTGAAAACGGCTGGATTCCCGTGCGCATCCGCATCGAGCCGTCGCGCATGGAAATCAATGCCGACGAACAAAGCAAAGAACATTGGAAACAACAATTCCAAGCCGCTTTGGGCAAAGGTCTGACCGCCACCATCTCCAGCAACAACTTGATTACCGGCAGCAAAATGGTCGAACTGACCGACCAACCCTCGTCTTCGCCCAAGCTGCGACCGCACACTGTTTACGCAGGCGATACCGTCATTGCCACACAAGGCGGCGGTTTGGATGATTTGCAGGCAAAAGTGGCGGATTTACTGGAGAAATTCAACAATCTGCCGTTGGATAAAACCGTTGCCGGGTTGAACGGCTCGCTTGCCGAACTCAAATCCACCCTCAAATCCGCCAATGCCGCTTTAAGCTCCATTGACAAACTGGTCGGCAAACCGCAAACGCAAAACATTCCGAACGAGCTGAACCAAACCCTGAAAGAATTGCGTCAAACCCTGCAAGGCGTATCGCCGCAATCACCCATCTACGGCGACGTGCAAAATACCCTGCAAAGTTTGGACAAAACCCTCAGGGACGTACAGCCCGTCATTAATACTTTGAAAGAAAAACCCAATGCGCTGATTTTCAACAGCAGCAGCAAAGACCCCATCCCGAAAGGAAGCCGATAA
- a CDS encoding PqiC family protein translates to MRLFPIAAALTLAACGTAQSPQYFVLPDSQYIRPAAQGSEITVKVNLAEPLANGGLVYQTDAYHVNLAKNHLWAASLDGALAANFSNKLNRLNPRHTFVPASRSQSGQTLKIYIEAFQGSYQGQTTVSGYALWPDGRNKPFDVTTPQQGDGYTAMLESLENGLNEAAKSIAY, encoded by the coding sequence ATGCGCCTCTTCCCGATTGCCGCCGCCCTGACGCTTGCCGCCTGCGGCACCGCGCAAAGCCCGCAATATTTCGTCCTGCCCGACAGCCAATACATCCGGCCGGCGGCGCAAGGCAGTGAAATCACGGTCAAAGTCAACCTTGCCGAACCGCTCGCCAACGGCGGCCTCGTTTATCAAACCGACGCGTATCACGTGAATCTGGCGAAGAACCACCTTTGGGCAGCGTCGCTTGACGGCGCGTTGGCGGCGAACTTCAGCAACAAACTCAACCGCCTCAACCCGCGCCATACTTTCGTTCCCGCCTCACGCAGCCAAAGTGGCCAAACCCTGAAAATCTATATCGAAGCTTTCCAAGGCAGCTATCAGGGGCAGACTACCGTCAGCGGCTACGCCCTGTGGCCGGACGGACGCAACAAACCGTTTGACGTTACCACCCCGCAACAAGGCGACGGTTATACCGCCATGCTGGAATCTTTGGAAAACGGTTTGAACGAAGCAGCAAAAAGCATTGCCTATTGA
- a CDS encoding glutathione S-transferase family protein, translating to MQNITLYTHPFSRGRYVVWMLKECGAEYTVVPVQFGTQMKSAEYLAINPQGQVPALKFGDAVLTESTAIITFLAEQFPDKHLIPAAGTLERGEYYRWMCILMHLEYAAFNKLHNLPVDTPECRRQIGYGDFDTAWNTLREHLKNRDYIVGNSFTAMDLYCSALILHLTQNWKVLPADETDVLQRYAAKHLARPAFAETTAWMLETAAQMPPVA from the coding sequence ATGCAAAACATCACGCTCTATACCCATCCCTTTTCACGCGGCAGATACGTCGTATGGATGCTCAAAGAATGCGGCGCGGAATACACCGTCGTACCGGTCCAGTTCGGCACGCAAATGAAATCCGCCGAATATCTCGCCATCAATCCCCAAGGGCAAGTCCCCGCACTGAAATTCGGTGATGCCGTACTGACCGAATCGACCGCCATCATTACCTTTTTGGCAGAACAATTCCCCGACAAACACCTTATCCCCGCCGCAGGTACGTTGGAGCGCGGCGAATACTACCGCTGGATGTGCATATTGATGCACCTCGAATACGCAGCCTTCAACAAACTGCACAACCTGCCTGTCGATACGCCCGAATGCCGCCGCCAAATCGGTTACGGCGATTTCGATACCGCATGGAACACATTGCGCGAACACTTGAAAAACCGCGACTACATCGTCGGCAACAGCTTTACCGCGATGGATTTGTACTGCTCCGCGCTGATTCTGCACTTAACGCAAAATTGGAAAGTGTTGCCCGCCGATGAAACCGACGTATTGCAACGCTACGCCGCCAAACATCTCGCCCGCCCCGCTTTCGCCGAAACCACAGCATGGATGCTGGAAACCGCCGCCCAAATGCCGCCTGTTGCATAA
- a CDS encoding glutathione S-transferase family protein: MQDITLYTHPFSRGTYVVWMLKECGAEYTVVPIQFGAQIQSAEYLAINPQGRVPALKFGDTVLTESLAIITFLAEQFPDKHLIPAADTLERGEYYRWMCLSLHLEYAAFNKLHNLPVDTPERRRQIGYGDFDTAWNTLREHLKNRDYIIGNSFTALDLYYSGLILLLTQNFKVLPADETDVLQRYAAKHLARPAFAETMAWAQETVAQMPPAE; the protein is encoded by the coding sequence ATGCAAGACATCACGCTCTACACCCATCCCTTTTCACGCGGCACATACGTCGTATGGATGTTGAAAGAATGCGGTGCGGAATACACCGTTGTCCCCATCCAATTCGGCGCACAGATTCAGTCCGCCGAATATCTCGCCATCAATCCCCAAGGGCGGGTTCCCGCGCTCAAATTCGGTGATACCGTATTGACTGAATCGCTCGCCATCATTACCTTTTTGGCGGAACAGTTCCCCGACAAACACCTCATCCCTGCCGCAGACACATTGGAACGCGGCGAATACTACCGCTGGATGTGCCTGTCGCTGCACCTCGAATACGCAGCCTTCAACAAACTGCACAACCTGCCTGTCGATACGCCCGAGCGCCGCCGCCAAATCGGTTACGGCGATTTTGATACCGCATGGAACACCTTGCGCGAACACTTGAAAAACCGCGACTACATTATCGGCAACAGCTTTACCGCGCTGGATCTGTACTATTCCGGGCTGATTCTGCTCTTAACGCAAAACTTTAAAGTATTGCCTGCCGATGAAACCGATGTATTGCAACGCTACGCCGCCAAACATCTCGCCCGTCCCGCCTTTGCCGAAACCATGGCATGGGCGCAGGAAACCGTTGCCCAAATGCCGCCTGCGGAATAA
- the gloA gene encoding lactoylglutathione lyase produces MRLLHTMLRVGNLEKSLDFYQNVLGMSLLRRHDYPEGRFTLAFVGYGGEAENTVLELTHNWDTESYDIGNAYGHIAVEVDDAYEACERVRQKGGKVVREAGPMMHGTTVIAFVEDPDGYKIEFIQKNSGNDSVKY; encoded by the coding sequence ATGCGACTGCTCCATACGATGTTGCGCGTTGGCAACCTCGAAAAATCTTTGGACTTCTATCAAAATGTTTTAGGCATGTCTTTGCTGCGCCGCCACGATTATCCCGAAGGACGGTTTACTTTGGCGTTTGTCGGTTACGGCGGTGAGGCTGAAAATACCGTACTGGAATTGACGCACAACTGGGATACGGAAAGCTATGATATCGGCAACGCTTACGGTCATATCGCAGTGGAAGTGGATGATGCGTATGAGGCTTGCGAACGGGTCAGACAAAAAGGCGGCAAAGTCGTGCGCGAGGCAGGACCGATGATGCACGGCACAACCGTTATTGCTTTTGTGGAAGATCCTGACGGTTATAAAATTGAATTTATCCAAAAAAACAGCGGTAATGATTCGGTGAAATACTGA
- the dacB gene encoding D-alanyl-D-alanine carboxypeptidase/D-alanyl-D-alanine endopeptidase yields the protein MLYVFFRTIMKLRQTATLLWLSILSLPAFAIDFGRIPQDEISVYVQELDSGNVLVDHRSNVPVNPASTMKLVTAFAAFKALGGDYRWTTQFKSDGTIQGDTLQGDIYWVGSGDPVFDQEGLVGMQQQLRDKGIRKITGGLVLDRHLWGDIQNPSDFESDVGSLFMTPPDPHMLAYKVVSVKPERNDMGGVDLVTNPPLPDIKIDNKINVTPSNASCKALQNHMRANYKGGVLHVSGKVPESCLGNEMYVNMLNMREFVQKSFINQWRYSGGEITDGIRAASVPPHSKTLAVHQSKPMSAILTDMNKYSNNLIARSVFLKLGGEHSGNSALQQASSAVKRELATAGVDTENLVLENGSGLSRRERVSANMLAQMLEKAYFSPFKQDFIDTLPIAGKDGTLKYRLKQAGPALRLKTGTLKDVRALAGYWLGDKPKIVVVVINSPNATNYLNDLDKLVSKIVQPGGDAWIDAKMKCAERMEA from the coding sequence ATGCTTTATGTGTTTTTCAGAACCATCATGAAGTTAAGACAAACAGCCACTCTTTTATGGCTGTCCATCCTCTCTTTGCCGGCATTTGCCATCGATTTCGGCCGCATCCCTCAAGACGAAATTTCCGTGTATGTTCAAGAATTGGACAGTGGAAACGTCTTGGTCGATCACCGTTCGAATGTGCCGGTCAACCCCGCATCGACCATGAAGCTGGTTACAGCGTTTGCCGCATTTAAAGCTTTGGGCGGCGATTACCGCTGGACGACCCAATTTAAAAGTGACGGCACGATTCAAGGCGATACCTTGCAAGGCGATATTTACTGGGTCGGCAGCGGAGACCCTGTTTTCGACCAAGAAGGCTTGGTCGGGATGCAGCAGCAATTGCGCGATAAAGGCATACGCAAAATCACCGGCGGCTTGGTACTCGACCGCCATTTATGGGGAGATATTCAAAATCCGAGCGATTTCGAATCCGATGTCGGCTCTCTATTTATGACGCCGCCCGACCCGCATATGCTGGCTTACAAAGTCGTATCGGTCAAACCGGAACGCAATGACATGGGCGGAGTGGATCTTGTGACCAACCCGCCCCTTCCCGATATTAAAATCGACAACAAAATCAACGTCACGCCATCAAACGCATCCTGCAAAGCCTTGCAAAACCATATGCGCGCAAACTACAAAGGCGGCGTATTGCATGTTTCCGGCAAAGTTCCGGAATCGTGTTTGGGCAATGAAATGTACGTCAACATGTTGAACATGCGTGAATTTGTACAAAAGAGCTTTATCAACCAATGGCGTTATTCAGGCGGAGAAATTACCGACGGCATCAGGGCAGCATCCGTACCACCTCATTCCAAAACGCTGGCAGTACACCAATCCAAACCCATGTCTGCCATTTTGACGGACATGAACAAATATTCGAATAATCTGATTGCGCGCTCCGTATTCCTGAAATTGGGAGGCGAGCATTCCGGCAACTCCGCCTTGCAGCAAGCCTCTTCAGCCGTAAAACGTGAATTGGCTACCGCGGGCGTGGATACGGAAAACTTGGTCTTGGAAAACGGTTCGGGCCTATCCCGCCGTGAACGCGTCAGCGCCAATATGTTGGCGCAAATGCTGGAAAAAGCCTATTTCAGCCCGTTCAAACAAGACTTCATCGATACCTTACCCATTGCTGGTAAAGATGGCACGCTGAAATACCGCCTCAAACAGGCAGGCCCTGCCCTGCGCCTGAAAACGGGTACGCTCAAAGATGTACGCGCCCTCGCCGGATATTGGCTGGGAGACAAACCCAAGATCGTGGTGGTGGTGATTAACAGTCCGAATGCAACCAACTATCTGAATGATTTGGATAAACTGGTTTCAAAAATCGTACAGCCCGGCGGTGACGCTTGGATTGATGCGAAAATGAAGTGCGCAGAACGAATGGAAGCTTAA
- a CDS encoding TerC/Alx family metal homeostasis membrane protein: MNHLGFPIETVAVFVILSVGAIAIDLFAHRDNKPMSLKSAVIWSLFWVLISILFGAFLWVHHGSEAASLFFTGYALEKVLSVDNLFLMMAVFAWFKVPEGLRHRVLYWGIIGAIIFRMIFVAIGAGLLALGPIVEVVFAVIVGYTAVMMLRRDEEEGEEDADYSEHLAYRAVHRFFPVFPRLYGSHFFLKGEELKKAHEQYPEVRLEPAGEDLKHPENNHPQKMRKGQLVATPLFLCLAVIELSDVMFAFDSVPAVIAVSKEPLIVYSAMMFAILGLRTLYFVLEALKGYLVHLEKAVVVLLFFIAAKLGLSASNHMFHHGWDISPNTSLLVVLVVLTCGIAASFIFPDKKNKGKADS; the protein is encoded by the coding sequence ATGAACCATTTGGGTTTCCCCATTGAAACCGTCGCCGTTTTCGTGATTTTGTCTGTGGGCGCGATTGCCATCGATTTATTCGCCCATAGGGACAACAAACCGATGTCGCTGAAAAGTGCTGTGATATGGTCGCTGTTTTGGGTATTGATATCGATTTTGTTCGGCGCATTTTTGTGGGTTCATCACGGCAGTGAAGCCGCCAGCCTGTTCTTTACCGGCTATGCTTTGGAAAAAGTATTGTCCGTAGATAATCTGTTTTTAATGATGGCGGTTTTTGCTTGGTTTAAAGTGCCTGAGGGCCTGCGCCACCGTGTTTTGTACTGGGGGATTATCGGCGCGATTATTTTCCGCATGATTTTTGTCGCCATCGGTGCCGGACTGTTGGCATTGGGGCCGATTGTGGAAGTGGTTTTTGCCGTCATTGTCGGCTATACCGCCGTTATGATGCTGCGTCGGGATGAAGAGGAGGGCGAAGAAGATGCCGATTATTCCGAACATTTGGCATATCGTGCGGTCCATCGTTTTTTCCCTGTGTTTCCCCGTCTTTACGGCAGCCATTTTTTCTTAAAAGGCGAGGAGTTGAAAAAAGCGCATGAGCAATATCCCGAGGTGCGGCTTGAGCCGGCGGGTGAAGACCTCAAGCATCCTGAAAATAACCATCCTCAGAAAATGCGTAAAGGGCAGTTGGTCGCGACGCCGCTGTTTTTATGTTTGGCAGTGATTGAGTTGTCGGACGTGATGTTCGCGTTTGACAGCGTACCTGCGGTGATTGCCGTATCTAAAGAACCGTTGATTGTTTACAGTGCCATGATGTTCGCCATTTTGGGCTTGCGTACGCTTTATTTCGTATTGGAAGCGTTGAAGGGCTATTTGGTTCATTTGGAAAAGGCAGTGGTTGTGTTGCTGTTCTTCATCGCTGCCAAACTGGGCTTGTCGGCGAGCAATCATATGTTCCATCACGGATGGGACATTTCGCCCAATACGTCTTTGCTGGTTGTATTGGTTGTGCTGACCTGCGGGATTGCCGCTTCCTTCATTTTCCCTGATAAGAAAAATAAAGGTAAAGCCGATTCGTGA
- the putP gene encoding sodium/proline symporter PutP, protein MNPMYITFAIYLIAVLLIGLAAYFSTRNFDDYILGGRSLGPFVTAMSAGASDMSGWLLMGLPGAIYLSGLNEAWIAIGLVVGAYFNWLLVAGRLRVHTEYANNALTLPDYFFHRFGAGGHLMKVVSALIILFFFTIYCASGIVAGATLFQSLFEGMTYKQAMWLGAGATIAYTFLGGFLAVSWTDTLQASLMIFALILTPVMVYLGLGGAEQMSAAIQSVAAGTGKEYDSLFAGTTVIGIISTAAWGLGYFGQPHILARFMAAESAKSLVSARRIGMTWMVLCLAGAVAVGYFGIAYFGANPDQTASMHGNHERIFIALSTLLFNPWIAGIILSAILAAVMSTLSCQLLVCSSAITEDFYKGFLRKNAPQSELVWVGRLMVLAIAIISILIASDPKSKVLGLVSYAWAGFGAAFGPIVILSVLWKRITAYGALSGMIAGALTVVAWVEWVKKPALAAHETGIWTMYEIVPGFIACLIIAVLVSLTDKEPSREIQERFEKADTEYREAK, encoded by the coding sequence ATGAATCCCATGTATATCACTTTTGCAATCTATCTGATTGCCGTTCTCTTGATTGGTCTGGCCGCGTATTTCTCCACGCGCAATTTCGATGATTATATTTTGGGCGGGCGCAGCTTGGGTCCGTTTGTTACGGCGATGTCGGCGGGTGCGTCCGATATGTCGGGCTGGCTTTTGATGGGTCTGCCCGGGGCGATTTATCTGAGCGGCTTGAACGAGGCTTGGATTGCCATCGGCCTGGTGGTCGGCGCGTATTTCAACTGGCTTTTGGTGGCGGGCCGTCTGCGCGTACATACCGAATATGCCAATAATGCGCTGACGCTGCCGGATTATTTCTTCCACCGCTTCGGCGCGGGCGGACATTTGATGAAAGTGGTTTCCGCGCTGATTATTCTGTTTTTCTTCACGATTTATTGCGCCTCGGGCATTGTGGCGGGTGCAACTTTGTTCCAAAGCCTGTTTGAAGGCATGACTTACAAGCAGGCGATGTGGCTGGGTGCGGGTGCAACCATTGCCTATACCTTCTTGGGCGGATTCTTGGCGGTCAGTTGGACGGATACGCTGCAAGCCTCTTTGATGATTTTTGCGCTGATTTTGACGCCTGTAATGGTGTATTTGGGTCTGGGCGGTGCAGAACAAATGTCTGCCGCGATTCAAAGCGTTGCCGCAGGTACGGGCAAGGAATACGACAGCTTGTTTGCTGGTACGACCGTCATCGGCATTATTTCCACCGCCGCATGGGGCTTGGGCTATTTCGGTCAGCCGCACATTTTGGCGCGCTTTATGGCGGCTGAAAGCGCGAAATCACTGGTATCGGCACGCCGCATCGGCATGACTTGGATGGTGTTGTGTCTGGCAGGCGCAGTAGCGGTCGGTTATTTCGGTATTGCGTATTTTGGTGCAAACCCCGACCAAACCGCTTCCATGCACGGCAACCACGAACGTATCTTCATCGCGCTTTCTACTTTATTGTTCAACCCTTGGATTGCAGGCATTATTTTGAGCGCGATTTTGGCGGCGGTCATGTCCACTTTGTCTTGCCAGCTTTTGGTTTGCTCCAGCGCGATTACCGAAGACTTCTACAAAGGCTTTTTGCGCAAAAATGCGCCGCAATCAGAATTGGTATGGGTGGGCCGTCTGATGGTATTGGCGATTGCCATTATCTCTATTCTGATTGCGTCCGACCCTAAGAGCAAAGTTTTGGGCTTGGTGTCTTATGCGTGGGCAGGTTTCGGCGCGGCGTTCGGTCCGATTGTGATTCTGTCGGTATTGTGGAAACGCATTACGGCATACGGCGCTTTGTCGGGCATGATTGCCGGCGCGCTGACTGTGGTGGCGTGGGTGGAGTGGGTCAAAAAACCTGCTTTGGCTGCACATGAAACCGGTATTTGGACTATGTACGAAATCGTCCCCGGCTTCATCGCCTGCTTGATTATCGCTGTTCTGGTTTCACTGACCGACAAAGAGCCGTCTCGTGAAATCCAAGAACGTTTTGAAAAAGCGGACACAGAATACCGCGAGGCGAAATAA